In Piliocolobus tephrosceles isolate RC106 chromosome 6, ASM277652v3, whole genome shotgun sequence, the following are encoded in one genomic region:
- the LOC111554709 gene encoding LOW QUALITY PROTEIN: olfactory receptor 6J1-like (The sequence of the model RefSeq protein was modified relative to this genomic sequence to represent the inferred CDS: substituted 1 base at 1 genomic stop codon) — translation MGNWTAAVTEFVLLGFSLSREAELPFLVLLLPTFLLTLLGNLLIIFTVLSCSLLHTPMYFFLCNLSTLDIVFTSVISPKVLANLGSGDKTISFAGCIIQCYFYFSVGTVEFLLLTVTSHDRYAAICSPLRYTTIMRPPVCIETIVFSWVGGFLSVLFPTILISQLPFCGSNIINHFFCDGGPLLALACADTTAIELMDFMLSSMVIRCCIVLAAYSSTYIILTIVRIPSASGRKKAFNTCASHLTIVIISSGITVCIFVSASQKEYLGINKIPLVLSSVMTPFLSPFIYTLRNYAVQGVLRDMCVRVXGVLEKRMRAVLRSRLSSNKDHQGGACSSPPCMYCVKLQC, via the coding sequence ATGGGGAACTGGACTGCAGCGGTGACTGAGTTTGTTCTGCTGGGGTTTTCCCTGAGCAGGGAGGCGGAGCTGCCGTTCCTGGTGCTCCTGCTGCCCACGTTCCTGCTGACTCTTCTGGGGAACCTGCTCATCATCTTCACTGTGCTGTCCTGCTCCCTCCTCCACACGCCCATGTACTTTTTCTTGTGCAACCTCTCTACCCTGGACATCGTCTTCACCTCAGTCATCTCTCCAAAAGTGTTGGCCAACTTAGGATCTGGGGATAAAACCATCTCCTTTGCTGGATGTATCATCCAGTGCTATTTCTACTTTTCCGTGGGCACAGTTGAGTTCCTCCTGCTGACGGTCACGTCCCATGACCGCTACGCCGCCATCTGCTCCCCTCTGAGGTACACCACCATCATGAGGCCTCCTGTCTGCATTGAGACCATTGTGTTCTCTTGGGTGGGAGGCTTCCTCTCTGTGCTTTTTCCAACCATCCTCATCTCCCAGCTGCCCTTCTGTGGCTCCAACATCATTAACCACTTCTTCTGTGACGGTGGACCCTTGCTGGCCCTGGCCTGTGCAGACACCACTGCCATCGAGCTGATGGATTTTATGCTTTCTTCCATGGTCATCCGCTGCTGCATAGTCCTCGCGGCCTATTCCTCTACGTACATCATCTTGACAATAGTGCGCATTCCTTCTGCAAGTGGAAGGAAGAAGGCCTTTAATACCTGTGCTTCCCACCTGACCATAGTCATCATTTCTAGTGGTATCACTGTGTGTATCTTTGTGAGTGCCTCCCAGAAAGAATATCTGGGGATCAACAAGATCCCTTTAGTTCTGAGCAGTGTGATGACTCCATTCCTCAGTCCCTTTATATATACTCTGAGGAATTACGCCGTGCAGGGAGTCCTCAGGGATATGTGCGTCAGGGTTTGAGGAGTTTTAGAAAAGAGGATGAGGGCAGTGCTGAGGAGCAGATTGTCCTCCAACAAAGACCACCAAGGAGGGGCTTGCTCTTCTCCACCATGTATGTATTGTGTAAAGCTCCAGTGTTAG